The genome window CATCAAATTCCACCACCAGAGTTGGGAACCGTCGCTTGTAGTGGCTATAAGACCaccccaaccatattccttttattttattcGCTTTCCAATTTCCTTCTccattctcattctctttattttctcttatatcCAATAGTTTCCTTTCGAGAGGAATCAcgaagagaaatgagagagaataccgtcctgaagggaatgaccctgagaatcctGTCGTGAGGagaaccgtgaagagaaaccgttggagtACTGAAGGGAACGAGAATCCCTTCATAACGGAAATCTCCCCCGCGAAAGGAAGCCCTTGGAAATTGCCTAACGAGTTCCACTTCACCGTCTTTATGCCGTGGTTGCGACTGTTCGACTCCCTTCCCAACCCTATAAAAGGCACATCATCGATTACCCAGCCCTGCTAAACACCTCCGGACCACCTCTCACTCCCTACCACCCTATAGGAGTGAGTTCGCGCCATCTTCCCCGGGTCCGGCGAGGACGCTCGCCGATGCCACTATTCCGATGAGGATTTTGTCACTGAGTCTATAAAAGATTTGTTCGTTGAACCGTGCTGACCACCCCCCTTGTACTGTTTTTGTCGGAACCTTCCGTTGATCATCGGACGTGAAGCCGCCCCCAGTACACCGGAGCCTCGCTGGCGTCGTACGTGAGCCATCGTCGTTGACTTCGTTACCCCCGCCTGCCATCGAACCTAAGTGGTGGACTCCCCACGCTGTATTGAGCCTCTTCCTTGTCAACATTGTGTTCGTGTGCTTCCTAAGAACTCCAACAGCTACTCTAAACTACTGTACCCCAGTGCTATAGTGCTTACGGACTCACTGCGGCCGGAAACAAACTCCAGCAGGCTCTGCTACAGGGGCAATACAGTGATAGAGGTGGGAGGACTGTATAAGGGGAGTGAGAATAATAGAAGATAGTAAATAGTGTATATGTTAGAGACAATAATAAAGAGTATTTTAATAGTATTAGTGAATattttaatagtattataacaaataaaattttaaaatatttattgaagATGACCTAAGTCTATTTTTTCTCGAACCATCatttactatttttaaaaagaagAGTACTAAGCACGATGCCAGACATGATAACTTAGATGTTTTCCTAATCAATTGCCTGTGGCACATTGTTGGGGGTCATGTTTACGGGATTTTACTTTAAATTTTATCATAATGTAATCACATGCTCaagataataaataaagttaaaTAAAGTTTGCAAATTTGGATGTGACTATCTATCTTTGTGTTTGTGTTACTGTATGCATTAACTTTTACTAGACTAGTATAGATAATCATAAAGAattcagagtttttttttcggGTTCCACAATATAATAGGCTCATCCAGGGCTCCAGGCAACCAATGACGTTCTAATTGTGTCTACAGGGTGCACAAAAGCCAGCCGCACTAAAGAGCATAGCAAGGCTGCAGAAAACTTTAACTCAATATAAACCATTTTTTATATTATAGTCATGGATAGAAAGAAGGATTCAACAGACTAATTAATAATCCTGTTTGGTAAGTAGGGCTTCTTTTGAAACAAGGTACGTCAAAAAGACGGCTACATCACGTTAggagtgaagaaattcaaccaaaaatAAAACTAAGTTCATTTAATAAAAAGTGAGTAAAATTAAAAACCTACTATTTCAACATAAGTActataaaactataactttcgAACGCACTACAATATTCTTGCAAAATTACAATTATTTGTTTTACAGGACTATAACTTTTTGAGCAAAGTAGTTGTAATTATGAGAAAATCATAGTTCCATGACacaacctaatttttttaagggGGCTAGTGAAACAGTTGGTTCTCGGCGCTGACCCTCATGCAGTTGATCTAGATTCGATCCCCGACGGTTGTCTTTGGAGGCGCTTGCTCTGCTACTGGGTGGATGTGAGCCTCCATATCGAAAAAAAacaacctaatttttttagctctgtgatatgtGTTTAAAAAGTTGTAGCAATATGCTATctatatcaaaatagttttatatttttgaaatatacatATAAAACTTTAGTCCATCCAATACACTCAACTTACAAACATGTATTTATCCTCCATGGACTCTTGACAACTGAAAAATTCGAGGGAACATGTGGAGGATGAACTTTTGGACCTGGTCCAGTCAATTTATAAGTTTCATAAAATTAGGGAAAAGGTTTCACAAAAATAAccatgtaaaaatattttaaatacataataaatttattataaccccataagaaataaaaagggaagggaaataaaaaaaagagagcaaaaCCCAGCCGAAGTGGAGCGGGCGGGCGGAGAAGGTAGACGAAGGAACTGGGCTCCCCCACCAGAATCCAGATCCCCCCTCCGCGATCCGTCTTATCGCTCCTACCTCGCCGCCGGTGCCGAAACCGTCGACTCGGGCAAGGCAAGCCACCGTGCCGATGCAGTCGCTGGAGCCCTCTTCCTCGTCGCCGGTCCTCCTCAACATAGGTCGGTCCCTTCTGCCGTCGAATCCACCGCCCGGGCGCGAATCAGAGGCGTATTAGATGCTTTGATGTGATGGTGGCGGTTGCGATGGTGCAGGGGGCAAGAAGTACGCGACCACCGTCGAGACGCTCACGCAGCGGGAGCCCGACTCCATGCTCGCCGCCATGTTCAGCGGCCGGCACAAGCTCCCGCACCACGCCACCACGGTATGGTCCATTAGTGGAGGTCTCTAATTGCTGCTTCTTTCAGCTGTGGCCTCAGCGGATGAATGGTTGTGTGCAGGGAATGGTGTTTGTGGACAGGGACGGGAAGCATTTCAGGCATGTCCTCAACTGGCTCAGGGACGGCGCCATCCCTGTGCTTTCGGAGTCAGAGTACCAGCAACTGCTGCGAGAGGCAGAGTACTACCAGTTGCTCGTAAATATAAATGTTCAATTGCGTCTTGTTTCTACAGTTTACTGATACAATTGTTGTCACAAGCTGATGATtgtctttttatagggtttagCTGATTACGTAAACGAAAGGTTGGGCTGGAAGAAAGTTGACAATTCGGAGGCTGAATTGACACGAAAGGATGTGATCAAGTGCATCCAGGCCCAGAGAGTCAGATTCCGTGGAGTAAATCTGTCTGGccttgatctatctaagcttgTAAGGTCTTGGAGAGACTTACTTCTGTTGTTCTCTACTGCCATTATTGATTATTGTTTATTTGTCATTCTAAGTCTGTAGAGGTTGCTACTCTGATTCCTACATCGATCTGTTACCTTATCTTCATATGGCGTCAAGGAATATTTTAAAAGTGTTGAACTCTTTTCTTTACTTTCTTGTAGTTTACaacttgaaacttgaactctaaaaatgtttttttatgcTCTACAGGACTTGTCGGAGGTGAACTTCGGTTATGCATGCATTAAGAATACCAATTTTTCATGTGCTAACCTCTACAAAGCAAAATTTGGGGTAAATAAATTGCACCAAGATCCGTTACTGCTGTTTATCTGCTTCTTGCCAGTAGTGAGCCAGAGCAACTATGCTAACTTACCCATCTGTGACAATAAATATTTCAACTGCTGAGTTAAGTCCTTATCTGAAACTACTGCTATAAATAAGAAGTATTGTACTGATAATACCTTGCCTCCATAATCTTATCAGCACGtggaagcttcatcttcttcatttcGAAACGCAAATTTGCGTGAGTAAGACACTCCAACAAGCTACATATAGTCTTTTACATAGGCTCTAAGATGAAAACTTCCTTTTTCATTCTATTTCCCTTTTTGCTGGAATTTTGCATTCATTATGTTCCCCAATTTGGGATAACAGGTGTGAGTTTATTGGAGCAAACCTTCAAGAATCTATTCTGGATGGAGCAAACCTTCGAAGTGCAAATCTGCAAGGTACCTAATTCTCCCCCCTTTATCATGTTTAACTTGTTCGATTATTATTTTGTTATGCTAATGCACTGACAACATTGGTAAGGAAAACGCTGCTCGCATTGATCGTGTTCCTCCATTttctttgtttctaacaactgTACCATTGGAGTAGATCTTTGTCAGTTATACTATGTCTATACCACTGCATGTGCAATTTGATTTTTCCATATTCTTGAAAGATCCCTGATTGAGTTGCTATAAGAAATATTGTTTCTTAAGACTTAATAGCAAGTgatatatgttaaaaaaatttgtaTACTCTGTCTATTTTGCAGATGCGTGCTTAACACAATGTAGCTTCATTGAAACAGATCTTCATTCCGCTCATTTGCAGGTCTGCAAACTATTGTGTGTGAAAACTCTTCTAACATATTGAGTTTCTGTTCACATACGTTATGGTCAATGTAAATATCATGATGAACAGTGGAATAAACCAGAGTTTATCCTTATATTTGTTCTGTTGTTGTTGGATTTTAGTGCTAGTGCTGCTGGTGTTTAGATATCTATAGTTTATCCCTGGCATATATTGTGGCATCCAAAATGTGGCAACAAAATCCAGTGCTTACCAAAGTATTAACCACATGCAGGAGACATGCATGTTTGTTTTTCGTTCACAGGAATATTCTGTGTTATTTCCCTAGATTGGCGCAAATAGAAGATTCATATGAACTGTTTGTTTGTAAGATAGAAACCATGAAACTTGGAAGCTGATTATTTATTTCTTTGCATCTTATGGTCAATTTAAATGGATTTCAGACTGCTAACCTTACGGGTGCCAACTTGAAAGGAGCTAACCTTGAAGCAGCCAATCTCAAGGTAAATTGAAATTTTTTGTCACACGATTTTCTAGGAATGTTGATGTTTTTGCTTGTTAGAACTGAAGCAACTTTGTGACAACCATAATGTCACACTCGGTTTCAAAGGAACAAACCAGATGCATTCCACATATATGCTAGGATAAGTTTCCATACATGCGGTGACGTCATAATTGAAATCATTATAGTACCATTACataatgataaggttcaatacAAAAGGACCAATATGTcgtaaagaaaacactaagttAAATCAACGGTAGTGGGTCTTCCATCAAACCACAGGTGTTGTCCGGAGGAGCGTCAGCCTAGACCATCGTCTCCAGGTTGAAGTCTTCCTCCTCTTAGAACTTAGTTCCATCGTCCGGAATATCCTCGAAGTCTTCACCCTTTGAGTAGCAACAAGTGGTTGGGAGGAAGCAAACGTGAATACATagagtactccgcaagtgttGGAAGATATGCCATGAGGGCTTAAGATAAGAAAGGCTTAACTCAGGTTTACTCCATCTACACCATCCTATCCTAGGACTCAAAAAGACTTAGcagtcatatttactatatatgaTGACACCAACATTAAGGGAAACAGCTCACcgaattccatccgactaccataCTCACCATGTATCCCACCACGTGGCCACCAACTCATCGGGTTACCACTACCCGACTACCAGAACTAACAAAACAAGATCCCCCACTAATCATAAAGAAGTCTAtgcccgctcttgaccgtgagcacagctaatatatcagttttacactatgcagaggttccacactttacccacaagtcgtgattctcgtgttgctttacacttccgaggtgtagagccggggtctcactacaaggcttttacaaagcgcctccatATCTCTATGTATCCATTAAGGTTTCACCGTTAATAGGGATTTCATCTACTGCATAGGTCCCATCTTGTGACACTCAACAAGCAACTGGTGCGTACAAAATAAGtagaacatctaattaattggccagaccgtacccatataagccgtGTGGTTGCGCTGTTATGTCGGGTTACATGCTTTACAAATtggtccttaggatctaaagcAGGTACTTTCACATTACCCAATGCGCACACAGCAGCCATACTaaccaaaccaacctgcctagatccctatgatccatgttgctacaaagatTATCCAAAttagttcatgttgcatagaccatttaACATATTAACATTTAAATCATCAGACTCGacagcatgactaagcatttctacccttgacacCCAAAATACAACACAAGCGACAAGAATAATCATGGAAGTATCTAGTACACCCTATACATGGGATttatattgacaagcatgcaatagaagaaaaaaacatgCTTTCCTACAATAGGGTCAATGTGATCAATGCCACTTGCTTTCAACAACgagttgctcaaactcttcaaaagtcTGGTCTTGCAAGTTCACaaactgctcgtctcctattgcATTCGCGAATACCGGAAACAAACGAATATAAACATCTAAGagcagtacaccaaacagtaacAAAGCACCGTAGAAAGCCTACGAACGGAAAGTACTCGTTAATACAATCGtgtgagcgcaagaatcgcctaaaacagagctcgtatgaaaaagttataaagttTTGAAGTTACATGGGTCTTTCTGTAAAAGAGACTATTTggtaaaatagaaaaattctagGGATTTATTTGTAAAAGTtcagggaccaaaatgtaaatCTATAAAACTTTAGAGGGCTAAATGTAAAATAACAGTACTGATAGGGTCctttttgtgaaaacagaaaAGCCCAGGGGTTAAATTGTAACAAGACcttatttcagagaataaaattatttatttttgtactaaaaaTCCTAATTAATGATGTCACCAGGATGTCAACATGCTGACTGGGCTACACGGGCTGACGTGGCCGTGCCACGTGGGACGAAGGTGCACGCGTGCAAGCACATGTGGCAGCGCTGACTAGGATACATCTATTTAAATCTACACCACCGATCTCAAATCCGACGGTTACGACCTAACTGGGAGAAGGGGTACGTGGCTTCTAATCTCGGTCGTTCATCTACGATCGGATGACCGAGGGCGATTGGGGAGGGTTTGGCAATCGATGGCGACAGGAACACGGTGGCGTCATTGCAGGCATGTTCGAAGCATTGCAGGCGACACACGATCTAGCGCTACGGGCTACCAAACGTGACGAGAAACGGTGCAATCGAAAGAGATGACGGCGGGGATTCTCACCGAGGGCTTCACGACGGCCGGAGATGGCTcggcggtggtcggcgacggagaaaagcggcggcggaggtcggAGCTTGACGGGAACTCGGATACGGCGATGGGAAGAGGAATCCGAGGGGCGGGGAGGCTTGCTGGGGGTCTTGCAGTGTTGGAGAGCCGGTCAGTGTGTCTCGGGGCGCAACGGGGAAGTCCGGTGACGGTAATGCTTACCGGAGCTCGGCGGGAGACAGCTTGCGGTGGCGGAACGGCGTCAAGGAGCGGCGGAGAAGGCTTCCCATGCTCCTGCGATGCTGGCGGCGTCCTCAAACGCAACGGGGAGAGCTTGGGCGCAGCAGACGGTGCACGGCGGTGCTCTGCGTGCCAGTAATGGCGCTCGACGCGTTTGGGCGATGAGTTGAGGGAGAATGGGAGGGTGGCAGGTGCTGCGGAGGCTATTTTATATCGCGGAGAGGGAGCGGGGGCCATCGCAGAGTCATGGTGTGCGGAGGTGGATGTGGGCGCGATTTTCGGCCGGTGGTTGCGAGCGCGGTTGCAGCACGGTGACGGGAGAGGGATGACACGCAGGGCGTGGGGCCCATGCGTCAGCAAGAGTAAGGGAGGGGGAGCGAGCTGGGCTACGGCACGCGAGGAGATGGGCCAGGCCGGCGAGAAAACGGGCTGTCACACATAATCATTAAGCATTATGCTAAAGGCTTCAGCTTATCAGGCTCATATTCTAGTGTGGTAAACATGATCTGTGTAGTGCAAACTGTCTTTTGCATCCTTTTCACGTTCTCTGTTTCACACCACATGAATAACTGCTTGAAGGAATGTGCTATCTGACGATGGAGCAAAATTCACTTTTAACAAATCTGACATGCTCTCTAGGTAGTACATACCCATTTCTCACAATTCCCGAGTATTTGTAATGATATTTATCTGTTTGACTCAACCTTGAAATGAAGAGGATCAGTGGATATGTTGTTTTTTGCTGGCATAAGATCAATGAGTAGGATATTCTTCTTTTGTAAAATGTTGATCAGTTCTTAGAACTTCAAACACTATTGCAAGTTCTTTCACCAGGAAGGAGCACCTGATATGTTTACTAATCATATCAACTGATAGTAGTGCTAACATAAGCCCATCTTTTCCCCCCAATGTCTACTTCCTAAGTATGTACTCATTTATATGAGTGAAACTGTACTAATCCCCATTAAGATGTGATGAAATTGAAtacacgttttttttttttactttgtctGGAATCATTTCATATGACGTGCCATGGGAGTCACTTTTTTCTGTATTGAAACGTGCAGTGGTGCACAGACAATTGGACATTAACAGACAATTGAAGCTTATTCTAATTTGCAGGGTGCTAAGTTGTCGGGTACAAACCTGCAAGGTGCTAACCTTCAGCGAGCTTACATGCGAGAAGTTGATTTGCGTGAAACTGTACGTTCAcgtatttttttctcatttgcTAGTTTTTCCCGGACTTACCGTAATTACAAAGCCTAAAGGATCTTGGGCACTTCTGTTTACCTCATGTTTTGCGCATGTAGTTGCTACACATCTCATGATACCAGACTATCAGACAGGCAGATTTCTAAGCTTGAATTTTAACTATGTTTACTTTGGTTAACAGCAATTAACTGGTGCTAAGCTTGGAGGTGCAAATCTGCTTGGAGCTATCAGGTGATGCAACAAGAGTCTACAGCTTGATTGTGTAGCTTCATATTGTGTATACTGTACTTTTATTGGAGGTGATGCCTGCAACGTGATTTTGTATGCAATTCTGGTGTTAGTTGGTCGCAACTGAGAACACATGTACATCAGGAAAAAAATGATTGGCTCAATGTTATCAATTACACCAACAGTAGATCAGGTGTGCCAAAAAATTGCAGTCATTGATGGGATTTGTGTGCCGCATTAGCTGGTCATTGTACACTGCCATCTGATTGGAAAATCGTTAGCGAACCTAAGCTAGCTGTTAGAGATCTGAATAAGATGTATCTTTATTATTTTGGGTGCAAATTTCTGTTTGGTGTTGATTATGGTATCACGTCACTATGAGGAGTCTGCTCTGCTTCTGAATTCTGCACGGAGCCCATCAGCGTAGCTTGCACTTCATCCTTGTAGATGCAGCCAGATTCATATATTTTGTTGGAGCTAGTTTATATTCAAACGGGTGCGAACTGCGAAGTGGTGTTATGTGCCTGTCCTGGTCTGAGGAGCAAGGGATTGCTTCACGACCAACGAGCATGGCCTTCACGTCGCTCGTGCGCTGTTCGTCTTGCCCAGGAC of Phragmites australis chromosome 3, lpPhrAust1.1, whole genome shotgun sequence contains these proteins:
- the LOC133911626 gene encoding FH protein interacting protein FIP2 isoform X1, which gives rise to MQSLEPSSSSPVLLNIGGKKYATTVETLTQREPDSMLAAMFSGRHKLPHHATTGMVFVDRDGKHFRHVLNWLRDGAIPVLSESEYQQLLREAEYYQLLGLADYVNERLGWKKVDNSEAELTRKDVIKCIQAQRVRFRGVNLSGLDLSKLDLSEVNFGYACIKNTNFSCANLYKAKFGHVEASSSSFRNANLRECEFIGANLQESILDGANLRSANLQDACLTQCSFIETDLHSAHLQTANLTGANLKGANLEAANLKGAKLSGTNLQGANLQRAYMREVDLRETQLTGAKLGGANLLGAIR
- the LOC133911626 gene encoding FH protein interacting protein FIP2 isoform X2, producing the protein MQSLEPSSSSPVLLNIGGKKYATTVETLTQREPDSMLAAMFSGRHKLPHHATTGMVFVDRDGKHFRHVLNWLRDGAIPVLSESEYQQLLREAEYYQLLGLADYVNERLGWKKVDNSEAELTRKDVIKCIQAQRVRFRGVNLSGLDLSKLDLSEVNFGYACIKNTNFSCANLYKAKFGHVEASSSSFRNANLRECEFIGANLQESILDGANLRSANLQDACLTQCSFIETDLHSAHLQGAKLSGTNLQGANLQRAYMREVDLRETQLTGAKLGGANLLGAIR